One genomic window of Solanum dulcamara chromosome 10, daSolDulc1.2, whole genome shotgun sequence includes the following:
- the LOC129870269 gene encoding agamous-like MADS-box protein AGL61 translates to MENKKSRGRQKIPMKKIEKQDDLLVSFSKRRSGLYKKASELVFECDVDIGMIFFSPTGNPFSFFHPNIDAIVSRFQNPNIELSESNLLVAAHNRDKVNELKSKLELLDIIEDAEIAKKKLYDEVIEARQKSWWESIEQLNAYEVTQFEAWMKTVIFNMQNRLNELENGASST, encoded by the coding sequence ATGGAGAATAAGAAGAGTAGAGGGCGCCAAAAGATACcaatgaaaaaaatagaaaagcaaGATGATTTGCTTGTTAGCTTCTCAAAACGTCGTTCTGGTTTATACAAAAAGGCTAGCGAACTCGTTTTTGAATGTGACGTTGATATTGgaatgatatttttttctccTACAGGTAATCCATTCTCATTTTTTCACCCAAATATTGATGCAATTGTTTCTCGTTTTCAGAATCCCAATATAGAATTAAGTGAAAGTAATCTTCTAGTCGCGGCTCATAATCGAGATAAAGTGAATGAACTTAAAAGCAAACTTGAACTACTTGATATCATAGAAGATGCTGAGATtgcaaagaaaaaattatatgacGAAGTGATTGAAGCAAGGCAGAAAAGTTGGTGGGAATCGATTGAGCAGCTCAATGCATATGAAGTGACCCAGTTTGAAGCTTGGATGAAAACCGTCATTTTTAATATGCAGAATCGTTTGAATGAATTGGAAAATGGAGCTTCGTCTACATAA
- the LOC129871517 gene encoding protein NOI4-like — protein MGEAGRPLPKFGEWDVNDPASAEGFTVIFNKARNEKRSGGKSDSTPKSNYKHTATLGKPQSKKWFCCLRSGAAE, from the exons ATGGgg GAAGCAGGTCGACCACTTCCAAAATTTGGTGAGTGGGATGTCAATGACCCAGCTTCAGCTGAGGGGTTCACGGTAATCTTTAACAAAGCTAGAAACGAGAAAAGGTCAGGTGGCAAGTCTGACTCGACACCAAAGAGTAACTACAAGCATACAGCAACGCTTGGGAAGCCTCAATCT AAGAAATGGTTCTGCTGCTTGCGGTCTGGCGCTGCTGAATGA